A region from the Salvia splendens isolate huo1 chromosome 15, SspV2, whole genome shotgun sequence genome encodes:
- the LOC121767259 gene encoding heterogeneous nuclear ribonucleoprotein F-like isoform X1, with protein MYGHRGAMFGSGGVSDGYEIGSKRPRMMESGPYFAVRSSGGSSSYQTQGYDTSYPPSSTFPVVRLRGLPFNCTDVDIFKFFAGLDIVDVFLVNKEGRFSGEAFVLFAGPMQADLALRRDRQNMGRRYVEVFRCKKQDYYHAIASEVKEGSYGSVDHRGSPPPVRRKRSPEKERMEHTEILKMRGLPYSVKKVEILKFFEDTVSVKEEKIHIVCRSDGKATGEAYVELGSVEEARKAMSKDKMMIGSRYVELFPSTPEELKRAASRSR; from the exons ATGTACGGCCACAGGGG GGCAATGTTTGGGAGCGGGGGGGTGTCGGACGGGTACGAGATCGGCTCAAAGAGACCAAGAATGATGGAATCGGGTCCCTACTTCGCAGTGAGGAGCAGCGGTGGTTCAAGCAGTTACCAAACACAAGGCTACGACACCAGTTATCCGCCTTCTTCCACTTTTCCTGTGGTTCGTCTGAGGGGCCTCCCGTTCAACTGCACCGATGTGGACATCTTCAAGTTCTTTGCTGGACTTGATATTGTGGATGTCTTCTTGGTGAACAAGGAAGGGAGATTTTCTGGGGAGGCATTTGTTCTCTTTGCAGGGCCTATGCAGGCTGATCTTGCTCTCCGGAGGGACCGGCAAAACATGGGAAGACGATATGTGGAGGTATTTAGGTGCAAGAAGCAGGACTATTACCACGCAATAGCATCCGAGGTTAAAGAAGGATCTTATGGCAGTGTTGACCACCGTGGTTCTCCACCACCTGTCCGACGCAAGAGGTCTCCCGAGAAGGAGAGGATGGAGCATACAGAGATCTTGAAGATGCGTGGTCTTCCTTACTCTGTGAAAAAGGTGGAGATCTTGAAATTCTTCGAAGACACGGTCAGTGTGAAGGAGGAGAAGATTCACATTGTCTGCCGATCAGACGGGAAAGCAACTGGGGAGGCGTATGTGGAGCTTGGTTCGGTCGAAGAGGCAAGGAAAGCCATGTCTAAGGACAAGATGATGATTGGATCAAGATATGTGGAACTGTTTCCTTCAACACCTGAAGAATTGAAGCGAGCTGCATCAAGATCACGTTAG
- the LOC121767259 gene encoding heterogeneous nuclear ribonucleoprotein F-like isoform X2, producing the protein MQADLALRRDRQNMGRRYVEVFRCKKQDYYHAIASEVKEGSYGSVDHRGSPPPVRRKRSPEKERMEHTEILKMRGLPYSVKKVEILKFFEDTVSVKEEKIHIVCRSDGKATGEAYVELGSVEEARKAMSKDKMMIGSRYVELFPSTPEELKRAASRSR; encoded by the coding sequence ATGCAGGCTGATCTTGCTCTCCGGAGGGACCGGCAAAACATGGGAAGACGATATGTGGAGGTATTTAGGTGCAAGAAGCAGGACTATTACCACGCAATAGCATCCGAGGTTAAAGAAGGATCTTATGGCAGTGTTGACCACCGTGGTTCTCCACCACCTGTCCGACGCAAGAGGTCTCCCGAGAAGGAGAGGATGGAGCATACAGAGATCTTGAAGATGCGTGGTCTTCCTTACTCTGTGAAAAAGGTGGAGATCTTGAAATTCTTCGAAGACACGGTCAGTGTGAAGGAGGAGAAGATTCACATTGTCTGCCGATCAGACGGGAAAGCAACTGGGGAGGCGTATGTGGAGCTTGGTTCGGTCGAAGAGGCAAGGAAAGCCATGTCTAAGGACAAGATGATGATTGGATCAAGATATGTGGAACTGTTTCCTTCAACACCTGAAGAATTGAAGCGAGCTGCATCAAGATCACGTTAG